One part of the Cellvibrionales bacterium genome encodes these proteins:
- a CDS encoding acyl-CoA dehydrogenase C-terminal domain-containing protein yields the protein MPTYHAPLRDIQFVLNDLLDISHYQSLEGCSALGEDEVGMILENAGKFAEEVLAPLNKVGDEEGCHFDNGKVTVPRGFGEAYHQYCDDGWQGFGLPTEFGGQGLPSSLGTAIGEMMGAANWAWTMYPGLAHAPTTCLLHGGTPEQQQLYIPKIIAGEWAGTMCLTEAHCGSDVGLLRTKAVKQADGTYKISGTKIFISAGEHDMTSNIIHAVLARIEGAPKGTKGISLFIVPKILVNADGSLGAANAVSCGSIEKKMGLKGSATCVMNFDGATGFILGEENKGLEIMFNMMNTARLGTAQQGLALSEASFQGALKYARERLQMRSLTGKKNPDGEADPIIVHPDVRRMLMTQKAITEGQRAFLYWCGQLVDRTHYGSEESKKEADDLLGLLTPIAKAFCTESAIEVCNLGVQVFGGHGYIHEHGMEQIVRDVRISTIYEGTTGIQALDLIGRKVMGSGGALLRNVTKLIHKFCEANKANTDMEPLCIALAAVNTQWGDITMKIGERAMQNAEEVGAASVDFTMFSGYAVLGFMWAQMAKVALDNIAAGKDSDGFYASKLATARFYFDRLLPRTGMHATAALAGADSVMALAEDKFAF from the coding sequence ATGCCTACTTATCACGCCCCTTTACGCGACATCCAGTTTGTCCTCAATGACTTGCTCGACATCAGCCACTACCAAAGCCTCGAAGGTTGCAGTGCGCTGGGCGAAGACGAAGTGGGCATGATTCTGGAAAACGCCGGCAAATTTGCCGAGGAAGTTCTGGCGCCGCTCAACAAAGTGGGCGACGAAGAAGGCTGCCATTTCGACAACGGCAAAGTGACCGTGCCGCGCGGCTTTGGCGAGGCCTACCACCAATACTGCGACGACGGCTGGCAGGGTTTTGGTCTGCCCACCGAGTTTGGCGGTCAGGGCTTGCCCAGCTCACTGGGCACGGCCATCGGCGAAATGATGGGCGCGGCCAACTGGGCGTGGACCATGTACCCAGGCCTCGCACACGCGCCTACCACTTGCCTGTTGCACGGCGGCACACCGGAGCAGCAACAGCTCTACATCCCGAAAATCATCGCTGGCGAATGGGCCGGCACCATGTGTTTGACCGAAGCCCACTGCGGCTCGGATGTCGGCCTGCTGCGCACCAAGGCAGTGAAACAAGCCGATGGCACTTACAAAATCTCCGGCACCAAAATTTTTATTTCTGCCGGTGAACACGACATGACATCCAACATCATTCACGCGGTGTTGGCACGCATTGAAGGCGCACCGAAAGGCACTAAAGGTATCTCGCTATTTATCGTGCCAAAAATTTTAGTGAACGCCGACGGCTCACTCGGTGCAGCCAATGCGGTGAGCTGCGGCTCTATCGAAAAGAAAATGGGCTTGAAAGGCTCCGCCACTTGCGTGATGAATTTTGACGGCGCGACCGGCTTTATTCTCGGCGAAGAAAACAAAGGCTTGGAAATCATGTTCAACATGATGAACACCGCGCGTCTCGGCACAGCACAGCAGGGCTTGGCGCTCAGCGAAGCCTCCTTCCAAGGCGCGTTGAAATACGCGCGCGAGCGTTTGCAAATGCGTTCACTCACCGGCAAGAAAAATCCGGATGGCGAAGCAGACCCGATCATCGTGCATCCCGATGTGCGCCGCATGTTGATGACACAAAAAGCGATTACCGAAGGTCAGCGCGCCTTCTTGTACTGGTGCGGACAGCTGGTGGATCGCACGCATTACGGCAGCGAAGAAAGTAAAAAAGAAGCCGACGATTTACTGGGCTTGCTCACACCGATTGCGAAAGCGTTTTGCACTGAAAGCGCAATTGAAGTGTGCAACCTCGGCGTGCAAGTGTTTGGCGGTCACGGCTACATCCACGAACACGGCATGGAACAAATTGTGCGCGATGTGCGCATCTCCACTATTTATGAAGGCACTACCGGCATTCAAGCGCTGGATTTAATCGGCAGAAAAGTGATGGGCTCTGGCGGCGCATTGCTGCGCAATGTCACCAAACTGATACACAAATTCTGCGAAGCCAACAAAGCCAATACTGATATGGAACCGCTGTGTATCGCATTGGCCGCGGTCAATACGCAGTGGGGCGACATCACCATGAAAATTGGTGAACGCGCCATGCAAAACGCGGAAGAAGTCGGCGCAGCTTCGGTCGATTTCACCATGTTCTCCGGCTACGCCGTGCTCGGTTTTATGTGGGCGCAAATGGCGAAAGTGGCGCTGGACAATATCGCCGCTGGCAAAGACAGCGACGGTTTTTACGCCAGCAAATTGGCCACCGCGCGCTTCTACTTTGATCGCCTGTTGCCGCGCACCGGCATGCACGCCACCGCAGCCCTTGCGGGCGCAGACAGCGTGATGGCGCTCGCTGAAGATAAGTTTGCGTTTTAA
- a CDS encoding FG-GAP repeat protein, which yields MNLYKKLSVAVCMTVLLTTNNALAAPPGTLDPNFSGNGVALADFNPLDASALAVLQQTDGKIVSAGYSAPVGSPDSTLVLARYNTNGALDTSFSGDGVMQVNMADGILAAAVNQLSSGKLVTVGWVREMGSSDAMAIVRTNSNGTLDTSFSSDGVAVITAGNASVRGYAMTARADGSVLAAGCTDLGGATSDDFLLANVNSVGVLDLNFGDGGSTITDIGGGTDCAYGTIKQKDGRIVLLGEADILRNGIASRDFGVVRYQSNGALDKSFSGDAKASTEFRTNDDAVARAGMQQKDGRLVVVGSSAPSTGGGNRDFAVARFLANGSLDNSFGGDGRVLTDIDGGVDVATGVIQQWDGKLLVAGTSNGDGVLVRYNTNGALDTSFGVGGILITSLSGGLVVNGMALQGDGQVVVAGHSFSAGREIMATVRYLFDDDDNDGILDSADNCQFIANTDQENHDTDEFGDVCDDDDDNDGVLDVNDAFPFDPTESVDTDGDGIGNNADTDDDNDGVLDVDDPFPLDPFLLARAVGAKGDMAGYSVAMVGDVNGDGFADILVGAPKADVVLPPLTKKSLDVGTAVLLSGQDFLTPLHTFSGTAKGDMFGSAVAALGDVNGDAVPDFAIGAPKTDEVDLLTGKIVKKDRGSVTIYSGADFSEIFPSLHGEAAGDSFGAVIAAAGDVVGGDGRADFIVGAPKADGVDPVTLKPIKDAGAAYLYSGANGVQQHKFMDVVTTVKSNYVGSSLAVGADLNHDGIADIAIGAYRHDPLDSITNKPKKDAGSVFVYSSAAPYTLIKQLDGEKAGDQFGYALAAVNEGQDAFRDLLVGSPRADITMSGKKLKDAGRVQLFASDGGTALYNAQAAAPQSGALFGAAVAVAGDVNASGNESFVVGAPKTDVMLASKKLKDAGQVSVRNTAAVGSTVFAVDGKIAGGQAGFSVAGGEDFNNDANDDVLIGSPYALFNKLSKAGIAEVISGKEASAAWPP from the coding sequence ATGAATTTGTACAAAAAACTTTCAGTAGCCGTGTGCATGACGGTGTTGCTAACCACTAACAACGCACTGGCCGCACCTCCAGGAACATTGGATCCAAACTTTAGTGGTAACGGAGTAGCGTTAGCCGATTTTAATCCCTTGGATGCCAGTGCTTTGGCGGTACTGCAGCAAACGGATGGAAAAATTGTCAGCGCTGGATATTCGGCTCCGGTGGGCTCACCTGATTCAACTTTGGTGTTAGCGCGTTACAACACCAATGGCGCACTGGATACTTCGTTCAGTGGCGACGGTGTGATGCAAGTGAATATGGCCGACGGCATACTCGCAGCGGCAGTGAATCAACTGAGCAGTGGCAAATTGGTGACTGTTGGTTGGGTGCGAGAAATGGGTAGCAGCGATGCGATGGCCATTGTGCGCACGAATAGTAATGGCACCTTAGATACCAGTTTTAGTAGTGATGGTGTAGCCGTTATCACGGCGGGCAATGCCAGTGTGCGGGGCTATGCCATGACGGCGCGTGCCGATGGCTCCGTGTTGGCAGCAGGCTGCACCGATCTAGGTGGCGCAACCAGCGATGATTTTTTGCTGGCGAATGTCAATAGCGTTGGCGTGTTGGATCTCAATTTCGGCGACGGTGGCAGCACGATTACTGATATCGGCGGCGGCACAGATTGTGCGTACGGCACTATCAAACAGAAAGATGGAAGAATTGTTCTGTTGGGTGAAGCGGATATTTTGCGCAACGGAATCGCTAGTCGCGATTTTGGTGTGGTGCGTTATCAAAGCAATGGCGCGCTGGATAAAAGTTTTTCAGGTGATGCCAAAGCCAGCACTGAGTTTCGCACCAATGATGATGCGGTGGCGCGCGCTGGTATGCAGCAAAAAGATGGCAGGTTAGTGGTTGTTGGCTCCAGTGCGCCATCGACAGGCGGTGGCAATCGCGATTTTGCCGTCGCGCGTTTTCTGGCGAACGGTTCCTTGGATAACAGTTTTGGTGGTGATGGCCGCGTGTTGACCGATATCGACGGTGGTGTTGATGTAGCAACCGGCGTTATCCAACAATGGGATGGAAAATTATTGGTCGCAGGCACTAGCAATGGTGATGGCGTATTAGTGCGTTACAACACCAATGGTGCGCTGGATACCAGTTTTGGTGTGGGCGGTATTTTAATCACGAGTTTGTCTGGCGGTTTGGTTGTCAATGGCATGGCTTTGCAGGGTGACGGACAAGTGGTTGTTGCTGGCCATAGTTTTTCTGCGGGTCGTGAAATTATGGCGACGGTGCGCTACTTGTTTGATGATGATGACAATGATGGCATTTTGGATTCGGCGGATAACTGTCAATTCATTGCTAATACGGATCAAGAAAATCACGACACCGATGAGTTTGGTGATGTCTGTGATGATGACGATGATAACGATGGCGTGCTCGATGTGAACGATGCTTTTCCATTTGATCCAACCGAATCGGTTGATACCGATGGCGATGGTATCGGCAACAACGCCGATACTGATGATGACAATGACGGTGTACTCGATGTGGATGACCCGTTTCCGTTGGATCCGTTTTTATTGGCGCGCGCTGTCGGTGCAAAAGGTGACATGGCCGGTTACAGCGTGGCGATGGTGGGTGATGTTAACGGCGATGGCTTTGCCGATATTTTAGTGGGCGCTCCCAAAGCGGATGTGGTATTGCCGCCGCTGACAAAAAAATCGCTGGATGTTGGCACTGCGGTTTTGTTATCAGGGCAGGATTTTTTAACTCCACTACACACATTTTCTGGCACAGCCAAAGGCGATATGTTTGGTTCTGCTGTTGCAGCCTTGGGTGATGTGAATGGTGACGCCGTACCGGATTTTGCTATCGGTGCACCCAAAACGGATGAAGTAGATTTGTTGACTGGGAAAATTGTGAAGAAAGATCGCGGCAGTGTGACAATTTATTCTGGCGCTGATTTCTCAGAAATATTTCCTTCGTTACATGGCGAAGCAGCGGGCGATAGTTTTGGTGCTGTGATTGCGGCGGCAGGTGATGTGGTGGGCGGCGATGGCCGCGCAGATTTTATTGTCGGCGCACCGAAAGCCGATGGCGTAGATCCCGTCACCTTAAAGCCGATTAAGGATGCAGGTGCCGCGTATTTATACAGCGGTGCGAATGGCGTGCAGCAACACAAATTTATGGATGTTGTAACAACGGTAAAAAGTAATTATGTGGGCAGCAGCCTCGCCGTGGGTGCTGATCTCAATCACGATGGCATAGCGGATATCGCCATCGGCGCGTATCGCCACGATCCGCTCGACAGCATTACTAACAAACCGAAAAAAGATGCAGGCAGTGTGTTTGTTTACAGTAGCGCAGCGCCTTACACCTTGATCAAACAATTGGATGGCGAGAAAGCGGGCGATCAATTTGGTTATGCACTCGCGGCGGTGAATGAAGGGCAAGATGCTTTCCGCGATTTGTTGGTTGGATCGCCGCGTGCTGATATCACCATGAGCGGAAAAAAATTAAAAGATGCGGGTCGTGTGCAGTTGTTCGCATCGGATGGCGGAACGGCGCTGTACAACGCGCAAGCGGCCGCACCGCAGAGCGGCGCTTTGTTTGGTGCAGCGGTAGCGGTGGCTGGCGATGTCAACGCCTCCGGCAATGAATCTTTTGTGGTCGGCGCTCCAAAAACCGATGTCATGTTGGCGAGTAAAAAACTGAAAGATGCCGGTCAAGTGTCAGTGCGCAACACAGCGGCCGTCGGCAGTACTGTGTTTGCGGTGGATGGAAAAATTGCCGGCGGGCAAGCCGGTTTTTCTGTCGCAGGTGGCGAAGATTTTAATAATGATGCCAATGACGATGTGTTGATCGGCTCGCCGTATGCCCTCTTCAACAAATTATCGAAAGCCGGAATTGCTGAAGTGATTTCAGGTAAAGAAGCGTCAGCGGCTTGGCCGCCTTAA
- a CDS encoding EVE domain-containing protein, which translates to MNYWLMKSEPETFGIEHLKQRPKKIEPWDGVRNYQARNMMRDDMQVGDKAFFYHSNCAEPGIVGIVEIVKAGYPDVTALDPESDYYDPKATPENPRWYRVDVKFEKQFAHTVSLATLKQHPQLDGMAVLARGSRLSITPVTKAQWDFIVQLV; encoded by the coding sequence ATGAATTATTGGTTGATGAAATCCGAGCCGGAAACTTTCGGCATCGAACATTTAAAGCAGCGCCCAAAAAAAATTGAGCCATGGGATGGCGTGCGCAACTATCAAGCGCGCAATATGATGCGCGACGACATGCAGGTGGGCGACAAAGCGTTTTTTTATCACTCCAATTGCGCGGAGCCTGGCATTGTCGGTATTGTGGAAATTGTGAAAGCCGGTTACCCCGATGTCACCGCGCTGGATCCTGAAAGTGATTACTACGACCCCAAAGCCACGCCGGAAAATCCGCGCTGGTATCGCGTCGATGTGAAGTTTGAAAAACAATTTGCGCATACCGTTTCTCTTGCTACCCTCAAGCAGCACCCACAGCTAGATGGCATGGCCGTGCTGGCGCGCGGCAGTCGTTTGTCCATCACGCCGGTGACAAAAGCACAGTGGGATTTTATTGTGCAGTTGGTGTGA
- a CDS encoding FAD-binding protein: MSQSEAVEVDYLVVGSGAGALTSAIRAHDLGLKTLIVEKSSYYGGTSAMSGGSIWIPNNHLMPAVGVPDSDEEALTYLKALTEGEVEESRLQAYISKGREMLAYLEMRDDLHCEALPAYCDYYPNVQGAKPGARTLEAKRFSTLKLGLDLRQLRPPHPACTTFGLLHMSAKEAQRAVYGHWSATLQIVKNMALYLLGLPLRLIAPRSTRVTLGNALVGALRLGVKRRGVPLWLNSPAKDLLVEDGRVVGAIVEREGKRVTVRAAKGVLLASGGFEHNPLLRQQHLPKPTSTDWSAANKHNTGDALAMTASLQPALHLMDDAWWSPAAVVPGSAPAHALVFEKSMPHSLFINSRGERFTNESAPYIDVVNEMYNDHHKDDEHSSVPCWMIFDAHYRRKTAVAGTIYPATMMPDSRVPKRYWNQLLYKGDTLPELARAIGVDSQRLQQTILRFNRFAQTGIDDDFLRGGNASDRYYSDPACQMNPNLGAMVEGPFYAVPVVAGDIGTKGGLLTDADARVLRNDGSVIGGLFACGNCSAAVMGRSYAGAGSTLGPAMVFGFIAAETVAR, translated from the coding sequence GTGAGTCAGTCTGAGGCGGTAGAAGTCGATTACTTGGTGGTGGGCAGCGGGGCGGGCGCGCTGACCAGTGCTATCCGTGCGCACGATCTTGGTTTGAAGACCTTAATCGTGGAAAAGAGCAGTTACTACGGCGGCACCTCGGCGATGTCGGGCGGCAGTATCTGGATTCCCAATAACCATTTGATGCCTGCCGTGGGCGTGCCAGATAGCGATGAAGAAGCGCTCACTTACTTGAAAGCGCTGACAGAAGGCGAGGTGGAGGAGTCTCGCCTGCAGGCCTATATCAGCAAAGGACGGGAGATGCTGGCGTATTTGGAGATGCGCGATGATCTGCACTGCGAGGCGCTGCCTGCCTACTGTGATTACTACCCGAATGTGCAGGGCGCTAAACCCGGTGCACGCACCCTAGAAGCCAAGCGCTTTAGCACCCTGAAATTGGGCTTGGATTTGCGCCAACTGCGCCCGCCGCATCCGGCCTGCACCACTTTCGGCTTGCTGCACATGTCAGCGAAAGAAGCACAGCGTGCGGTGTATGGCCATTGGAGCGCCACCCTGCAAATTGTTAAAAACATGGCTTTGTACTTGCTTGGCTTGCCCTTGCGTCTGATCGCGCCGCGCAGCACGCGGGTGACGCTGGGTAATGCGTTAGTTGGTGCGCTGCGCCTAGGAGTAAAACGGCGCGGTGTGCCGCTGTGGTTGAACAGTCCGGCGAAAGACTTGTTGGTGGAGGACGGGCGCGTGGTTGGCGCTATCGTCGAGCGCGAAGGCAAGCGCGTCACGGTGCGTGCGGCAAAAGGCGTGCTTTTGGCGAGTGGCGGTTTTGAACACAACCCGCTGTTGCGGCAACAGCATCTACCCAAGCCCACATCGACGGATTGGTCCGCAGCCAATAAACACAACACGGGCGATGCACTGGCGATGACAGCATCGCTGCAGCCCGCTTTGCATTTAATGGACGACGCATGGTGGTCGCCCGCTGCCGTGGTGCCCGGTTCTGCACCCGCGCATGCTTTGGTGTTTGAAAAAAGTATGCCGCACAGCCTGTTTATCAACAGTCGCGGTGAGCGTTTTACGAATGAATCTGCGCCGTATATCGATGTGGTGAACGAGATGTATAACGATCACCACAAAGATGACGAACACAGCAGCGTGCCGTGTTGGATGATTTTTGATGCACACTACCGTCGCAAAACTGCAGTGGCCGGTACGATATATCCAGCGACCATGATGCCTGATAGCCGCGTGCCAAAGCGCTACTGGAATCAATTGTTATATAAAGGCGACACCCTGCCGGAATTGGCGCGCGCTATCGGTGTGGATTCACAGCGTTTGCAGCAAACTATTTTGCGTTTTAATCGTTTTGCCCAAACCGGTATCGATGACGATTTTTTGCGTGGCGGCAACGCTTCGGATCGCTACTATTCTGATCCTGCCTGCCAGATGAACCCGAACCTTGGTGCGATGGTGGAAGGGCCTTTTTATGCGGTGCCCGTGGTGGCGGGCGACATCGGTACCAAGGGCGGTTTGCTGACTGATGCTGATGCGCGTGTGCTGCGCAATGACGGTTCAGTTATCGGTGGTTTATTTGCCTGCGGCAATTGTTCCGCCGCCGTGATGGGGCGCTCTTATGCTGGCGCAGGTTCTACTTTGGGGCCGGCGATGGTGTTTGGCTTTATTGCTGCAGAAACGGTAGCGCGATAG